From Staphylococcus sp. M0911, a single genomic window includes:
- the zapA gene encoding cell division protein ZapA — protein MGEFKNRINVTINDQHFTIIGDDSPEHIRHVAHLVDEKMKELGRKSAGLDTTRKAILTAVNVMHDKVSLEEENRRLQHELDQIKQRED, from the coding sequence ATGGGTGAGTTTAAGAATAGGATAAATGTTACAATCAACGATCAACATTTCACAATAATCGGCGATGATAGCCCGGAACATATAAGACATGTTGCACATTTAGTGGATGAAAAAATGAAAGAATTAGGACGAAAATCTGCAGGTTTAGATACCACTAGAAAAGCGATTTTAACAGCAGTGAACGTGATGCATGACAAAGTGAGTTTAGAAGAAGAAAATCGTCGATTACAACACGAATTAGATCAAATTAAGCAACGAGAAGACTAG
- a CDS encoding endonuclease MutS2 codes for MRQKTLDVLEFDKIKSFVANEAISDLGREKVAEMSPATDFETVEFQINETDEISQIYNKHRLPSLSGLSKVAQYIHRSTIGGVLNVTELNAIKRLIQVQNQFKTFYNQLLEEDEEVKYPILDSQMAQLPILTDLFKDINDKCDAHDLYDHASYELQSIRSKISSTNQRIRQNLDRVVKSQANQKKLSDAIVTVRNDRNVIPVKAEYRQDFNGIVHDQSASGQTLYIEPSSVVEMNNQISRLRNDEAVERERILAELTSQVAVESDALLLAESIMGHLDFLIAKARYARAIKGTKPTFHKERTVYLSNAYHPLLDHNTVVANTIEFVDDIETVIITGPNTGGKTVTLKTLGLIIVMAQSGMLIPTLDGSQLSVFENVYCDIGDEQSIEQSLSTFSSHMKNIVEILKEADKNSLILFDELGAGTDPSEGAALAMSILDHVRNLGALVMATTHYPELKAYSYNREGVMNASVEFDVETLSPTYKLLMGVPGRSNAFDISKKLGLSLNIINKAKTMIGTDEQEINNMIESLEKNSKRVDEQRIELDRLVKEAQATHDELAKQYQQYQNYEKSLMDEAKEKANQRVKSATKEADAILKELRELRDQKGADVKEHELIDKKKQLDDQYEAKSIKQNVQKQKYDKIQAGDEVKVLSYGQKGEVLELVGEEEAVVQMGILKMKLPIEDLEKMKKKKEKPTKMVTRSNRQTVKTELDLRGYRYEDALIELDQYLDQAVLSNFEQVYIIHGKGTGALQKGVQQHLKRHKSVKTFRGGMPSEGGFGVTVASLK; via the coding sequence ATGAGACAAAAAACATTAGACGTCTTAGAATTTGATAAAATAAAATCATTTGTAGCTAACGAAGCTATTAGTGATTTAGGACGTGAAAAAGTCGCAGAAATGTCTCCAGCAACAGATTTTGAAACTGTAGAATTTCAAATTAATGAAACAGATGAAATATCACAAATTTATAATAAACATCGATTGCCAAGTTTAAGTGGCCTATCTAAAGTAGCACAGTACATTCACCGTTCAACTATTGGTGGTGTGTTAAATGTGACCGAATTAAATGCGATTAAACGCTTAATTCAAGTTCAAAATCAGTTTAAGACATTTTATAATCAATTATTAGAAGAAGATGAAGAAGTTAAATACCCTATCTTAGATAGTCAAATGGCACAGTTACCAATTTTAACGGATTTATTTAAGGACATTAATGATAAATGTGACGCCCATGATTTATACGACCATGCTAGTTACGAGTTACAAAGTATTCGAAGTAAAATATCAAGTACAAATCAACGAATTAGACAGAATTTAGATCGAGTGGTTAAAAGTCAGGCTAACCAAAAGAAATTATCAGATGCGATTGTAACTGTTCGAAATGATAGAAACGTCATTCCAGTAAAAGCGGAATATAGACAAGATTTTAATGGTATTGTTCATGACCAATCTGCCTCAGGTCAAACATTGTATATAGAACCATCATCTGTAGTTGAAATGAATAATCAAATTAGTCGCTTGCGTAATGATGAGGCAGTTGAACGTGAACGTATATTAGCTGAGTTGACTTCGCAAGTCGCTGTAGAATCAGATGCATTATTATTAGCTGAATCGATAATGGGACATCTTGACTTTTTAATTGCAAAAGCAAGATATGCCCGTGCGATCAAAGGTACGAAGCCTACATTTCATAAAGAAAGAACAGTTTATTTATCTAATGCATATCATCCTTTATTAGATCATAATACGGTTGTAGCAAATACAATTGAGTTTGTAGATGATATAGAAACAGTGATTATCACAGGACCTAACACAGGTGGTAAAACTGTCACATTAAAAACATTAGGCCTTATTATTGTTATGGCTCAATCAGGCATGCTTATTCCAACATTAGATGGTAGCCAGCTCAGTGTCTTTGAGAATGTATATTGTGATATTGGTGATGAACAATCTATTGAGCAATCACTATCAACATTTTCATCTCATATGAAAAATATTGTAGAAATCTTAAAAGAAGCAGATAAAAATAGCTTGATACTATTTGATGAATTAGGTGCTGGAACAGATCCGAGTGAAGGTGCTGCGCTTGCTATGAGTATATTAGATCATGTAAGGAATCTAGGTGCACTCGTGATGGCAACTACCCATTATCCCGAACTAAAAGCATATAGTTATAACCGTGAAGGTGTGATGAATGCAAGTGTTGAATTCGATGTGGAAACGTTAAGTCCAACATATAAGTTATTAATGGGTGTTCCAGGGCGATCTAATGCATTTGATATTTCAAAAAAATTGGGCTTGAGCCTTAATATTATTAATAAAGCTAAAACAATGATTGGTACAGATGAACAAGAAATTAATAATATGATTGAATCATTAGAGAAAAATTCAAAACGTGTGGATGAACAACGTATTGAATTAGATAGATTAGTTAAAGAAGCACAGGCGACACATGATGAGTTAGCAAAACAATATCAACAATATCAAAATTATGAGAAATCATTGATGGATGAAGCGAAAGAAAAAGCAAATCAACGTGTCAAATCTGCTACAAAAGAGGCAGATGCTATTCTTAAAGAATTAAGAGAACTTAGAGATCAAAAAGGCGCGGATGTTAAAGAACATGAACTTATTGATAAGAAAAAGCAACTTGATGATCAATATGAAGCGAAATCAATCAAACAAAATGTTCAAAAACAAAAATACGATAAAATCCAAGCTGGTGATGAAGTTAAAGTATTATCATATGGTCAAAAAGGTGAAGTGCTAGAATTAGTTGGAGAAGAAGAAGCAGTTGTTCAAATGGGAATATTGAAAATGAAATTACCAATTGAAGATTTAGAAAAAATGAAAAAGAAAAAAGAAAAACCAACTAAAATGGTTACAAGATCTAACAGACAGACAGTTAAAACTGAACTTGATTTAAGAGGATATCGCTATGAAGATGCTTTAATTGAATTAGATCAATATTTAGATCAAGCTGTTTTAAGTAATTTTGAACAAGTTTATATTATTCATGGTAAGGGTACAGGAGCATTACAAAAAGGTGTGCAACAACATCTAAAAAGACATAAAAGCGTGAAGACATTTAGAGGTGGTATGCCAAGTGAAGGTGGATTTGGCGTTACCGTTGCATCCCTAAAATAG
- the pheT gene encoding phenylalanine--tRNA ligase subunit beta — translation MLISNEWLKDYVDVEQNVQDLAERITRTGIEVDDLVDLTKDIKNLVVGHIISKASHPDADKLNICQVDIGEEAPVQIVCGAPNVDEGQYVIVAKVGGRLPGGIKIKRAKLRGERSEGMICSLQEIGISSNVVPKAFENGIFVFPEAMTPGTNALDALYLNDQIMEFDLTPNRADALSMVGTAYEVAALYDTKMTKPETNSNEETNSAMDELQVTVKNSDKVPYYSARIVKNVTIAPSPIWMQARLMKAGIRPINNVVDISNYVLLEYGQPLHMFDQDQIGSNHIEVRQAHQNETMTTLDDQERTLLESDIVITNGQSPIALGGVMGGDFSEVSDKTTNVVIEDAIFDSASIRHTSRRLNLRSEASSRFEKGIATEFVNEAVDRACYLLETYASGRVLKDRVAEGDLGAFITPIQITTDKINRTIGFNLSTEEIKNIFEQLGFETETQQDELTVYVPSRRKDISIKEDLIEEVARIYGYDEIPSTLPVFEDVTNGALTDRQHKTRTVKETIEGAGLNQAITYSLVSKSHAKDFALQDRPTIELLMPMSEAHSTLRQSLLPHLIEAAAYNVARKNQDVKLYEIGRVFFGNGEGQLPDEVEYLSGIMTGEYVVNQWQGKKEAVDFYLAKGVIDRVAQKLNLNFEYRATEIDGLHPGRTAMVSLNGKDIGFIGELHPTVANDNDLKRTYVFELNYGEMMNVSVGYINYQPIPKYPGVSRDIALEVEHDVPASELTNTIHQRGADILQDTLVFDVYEGEHLDEGKKSVAIRLYYLDTENTLTDERVTKVHDQIIEALKAKGATIR, via the coding sequence ATGTTAATTTCAAATGAATGGTTAAAAGATTATGTTGACGTTGAACAAAATGTTCAAGATTTAGCTGAACGTATTACACGTACTGGTATCGAGGTAGATGATTTAGTTGATTTAACAAAAGATATTAAAAACTTAGTAGTAGGCCATATTATATCTAAAGCATCTCACCCTGATGCTGACAAATTAAATATTTGCCAAGTTGATATTGGTGAGGAAGCACCTGTACAAATTGTTTGTGGGGCACCAAATGTTGATGAAGGACAATATGTCATTGTTGCTAAAGTGGGGGGCAGATTACCAGGTGGCATTAAAATTAAACGTGCTAAATTACGTGGGGAACGCTCTGAAGGTATGATTTGTTCATTACAGGAAATTGGTATTTCAAGTAATGTTGTGCCTAAAGCGTTTGAAAATGGTATTTTCGTATTCCCAGAAGCAATGACACCGGGTACAAATGCATTGGACGCATTGTATTTAAATGATCAAATTATGGAATTTGATTTAACACCAAACCGTGCAGACGCTCTAAGCATGGTCGGTACAGCTTATGAAGTTGCAGCACTATACGACACAAAAATGACTAAACCAGAAACAAATAGTAATGAAGAGACTAACTCTGCAATGGACGAATTGCAAGTGACAGTAAAAAATAGTGATAAAGTTCCATACTATAGTGCTAGAATCGTTAAAAATGTCACTATTGCACCATCGCCAATATGGATGCAAGCACGTTTAATGAAAGCAGGTATCCGACCAATCAATAATGTCGTTGATATTTCTAACTACGTACTATTAGAATATGGACAACCGTTACACATGTTTGACCAAGATCAAATTGGTTCAAATCATATTGAAGTTCGCCAAGCACATCAAAATGAAACGATGACAACTTTAGATGATCAAGAAAGAACATTACTTGAGTCAGATATAGTTATAACAAACGGACAATCTCCAATTGCACTTGGTGGTGTGATGGGCGGTGACTTTTCAGAGGTTAGCGACAAAACGACAAATGTAGTTATAGAAGATGCTATATTTGATTCAGCATCAATTCGTCATACATCAAGACGTTTGAATTTACGTAGTGAAGCATCAAGTCGATTTGAAAAAGGTATTGCTACAGAATTTGTCAACGAAGCAGTGGATCGCGCATGTTATTTATTAGAAACTTATGCGTCAGGTCGTGTACTTAAAGATCGTGTAGCTGAAGGAGATTTAGGAGCTTTCATTACACCGATTCAAATTACAACAGATAAAATTAATCGTACAATAGGATTTAACTTATCTACTGAAGAAATTAAAAATATCTTTGAACAATTAGGGTTTGAAACTGAAACTCAACAAGATGAGCTTACTGTTTATGTACCATCAAGACGTAAAGATATTTCTATCAAAGAAGATTTGATTGAAGAAGTTGCCCGTATATATGGTTACGATGAAATTCCATCAACGTTACCAGTATTTGAAGATGTTACGAATGGTGCACTAACTGATCGTCAACATAAAACAAGAACAGTTAAAGAAACCATTGAAGGTGCAGGTTTAAACCAAGCGATCACGTATTCACTCGTGTCAAAATCACATGCGAAAGACTTTGCATTACAAGATAGACCGACTATAGAATTATTAATGCCAATGAGCGAAGCACATTCAACTTTACGACAAAGTTTATTACCACATTTAATCGAAGCGGCTGCGTATAATGTTGCACGTAAAAATCAAGATGTTAAATTATACGAAATTGGTCGTGTATTCTTCGGTAATGGTGAAGGTCAATTGCCTGATGAAGTAGAATATTTAAGTGGTATTATGACAGGTGAATATGTTGTAAATCAGTGGCAAGGTAAAAAAGAAGCTGTTGACTTTTACTTAGCTAAAGGTGTCATTGACCGTGTAGCACAAAAACTCAACTTAAATTTTGAATATCGTGCTACTGAAATCGATGGTTTACATCCTGGAAGAACTGCGATGGTATCTTTAAATGGTAAAGATATTGGTTTCATTGGAGAATTGCATCCTACAGTAGCTAATGATAATGATTTAAAACGCACATATGTCTTTGAATTGAACTATGGAGAAATGATGAATGTATCAGTAGGCTATATCAATTATCAACCAATACCTAAATATCCTGGTGTATCTCGTGATATTGCATTAGAAGTTGAACATGATGTACCTGCTTCTGAATTAACAAATACGATTCATCAACGCGGTGCTGATATTCTTCAAGATACACTTGTATTTGATGTTTATGAAGGTGAGCATTTAGATGAAGGTAAAAAATCAGTTGCTATTAGATTGTATTATTTAGATACTGAGAATACTTTAACAGATGAACGTGTAACGAAAGTACATGATCAAATCATCGAAGCATTAAAAGCAAAAGGTGCTACAATTAGATAA
- a CDS encoding YceD family protein — MKWSITQLRKYQGKPFEFNQTVNFEHLKESLDLIDLSEINVEGQLTVKSNEVIADMHITGTYTMPCARTLVPVEVPLDVETSEVFDLEGSDYYTDEEEQDEHYHSATDGMINIKDIVEDFVIIEKPMRAYSDNSNQMLTEGNGWEVIDEDEFEELVQDQEDDDSDRKQVDPRLQKLQQLYDKDQ, encoded by the coding sequence ATGAAATGGTCAATAACACAATTAAGAAAATATCAAGGTAAACCATTTGAGTTTAATCAAACGGTGAATTTTGAACATTTAAAAGAATCATTAGATCTTATCGATCTTTCTGAAATCAATGTTGAAGGTCAATTAACTGTTAAATCAAACGAAGTTATTGCAGATATGCATATCACTGGTACTTATACGATGCCGTGTGCACGTACATTAGTACCTGTTGAAGTACCGCTAGATGTCGAAACTTCCGAAGTGTTTGATTTAGAAGGCAGTGATTATTATACCGACGAAGAAGAGCAGGATGAGCATTATCATTCAGCGACTGACGGTATGATTAACATTAAAGATATTGTTGAAGATTTTGTCATTATCGAGAAACCGATGAGAGCATATTCAGACAATAGCAATCAAATGTTAACTGAAGGCAATGGTTGGGAAGTGATTGATGAAGATGAATTCGAGGAACTTGTTCAAGACCAAGAAGATGATGATTCAGACAGAAAGCAAGTTGATCCAAGGCTTCAGAAATTACAACAATTATACGATAAAGACCAATAG
- the rnhC gene encoding ribonuclease HIII, translating to MANVVHKLTTTEIQSLMSKIKFDTSQLPQGMKARAKHNNAVINIYNSGKVMFQGKNAEIVAQQLLPDKSSSTSTSSISKNATSSIKYNQYNCIGSDEAGSGDYFGPLTVCAAYVTKDHVKILKELGVDDSKKLTDAKIVELAEQLVTFIPHSLLTLDNVKYNERQRAGWSQVKMKAVLHNQAIANVVQKIDTHALDYIVIDQFAERGVYQRYALSDLPFPNKTKFETKGESKSLAIAAASIISRYAFVKHMDQMSKSIKMDVPKGASNKVDLFAAKLIEKLGIEQLDAISKQHFKNREKAQTLVNKKYQ from the coding sequence ATGGCAAATGTTGTCCATAAACTAACAACAACTGAGATTCAATCATTAATGTCTAAGATTAAATTTGATACATCCCAATTACCCCAGGGTATGAAAGCACGAGCAAAACATAATAATGCTGTGATCAATATTTACAATTCTGGAAAAGTGATGTTTCAAGGAAAAAATGCTGAAATAGTTGCACAACAATTGCTACCTGACAAAAGTAGTTCAACTTCAACTTCTTCAATATCTAAAAACGCAACTTCTTCGATTAAATATAATCAATATAACTGTATTGGTAGTGATGAAGCTGGTAGCGGTGACTATTTTGGTCCTCTCACAGTATGTGCTGCATATGTCACAAAGGATCACGTCAAAATATTGAAAGAATTGGGTGTAGATGATTCTAAAAAGTTAACCGACGCTAAAATCGTCGAACTTGCCGAACAACTTGTGACATTCATTCCACATTCGCTGCTCACACTTGATAACGTTAAATATAATGAGCGCCAACGTGCAGGTTGGTCACAGGTGAAAATGAAAGCAGTCTTACATAATCAAGCAATCGCTAATGTTGTTCAAAAAATTGATACGCATGCTTTAGATTATATTGTGATTGATCAATTTGCTGAACGTGGTGTTTATCAACGTTATGCCTTGTCCGATTTACCTTTCCCAAATAAAACAAAGTTTGAAACGAAGGGTGAATCTAAGTCATTAGCTATCGCAGCTGCGAGTATTATCTCTAGATATGCATTTGTTAAACATATGGATCAAATGTCTAAATCAATTAAAATGGATGTACCTAAAGGTGCTAGCAATAAAGTCGATTTATTCGCTGCAAAACTCATTGAAAAATTAGGTATCGAACAACTCGACGCTATTTCAAAACAACATTTTAAAAATAGAGAAAAAGCACAAACTTTAGTGAATAAAAAATATCAATAA
- a CDS encoding RNA methyltransferase, translated as MEQITSAQNNKIKNANKLKKKKDRDKTGLALIEGVHLIEEAYQSGLVIVQLFVVDPSRTDSDLIEYANETFEINLKVAESLSGTVTPQGFFAVIKKPDYDVTTAKQVLLIDRIQDPGNLGTLIRTADAAGIDLIVMEKGTADPYQDKVLRASQGSVFHIPVISESLQSYINTFNGPVYGTALDNAVSFKEIEAQETFALILGNEGEGVDPALLEHTTQNITIPIYGQAESLNVAIAGSILLYQLKG; from the coding sequence ATGGAACAAATTACATCGGCACAGAATAATAAAATTAAAAATGCGAATAAATTAAAGAAAAAGAAAGATCGAGATAAAACAGGATTAGCGCTTATAGAAGGTGTACATTTAATTGAAGAAGCTTATCAAAGCGGGTTAGTAATTGTACAATTATTCGTTGTTGATCCAAGTAGAACTGATAGTGACTTAATTGAATATGCCAATGAAACATTTGAAATCAATTTAAAGGTAGCTGAATCATTATCTGGAACTGTAACGCCTCAAGGCTTTTTTGCTGTCATCAAGAAACCGGATTATGATGTAACAACAGCCAAACAAGTATTATTAATTGATAGAATACAAGATCCAGGGAATCTAGGGACTTTGATTCGTACGGCAGATGCTGCAGGAATAGATCTGATTGTAATGGAAAAGGGAACAGCAGATCCTTATCAAGATAAAGTGTTACGCGCCAGTCAAGGAAGTGTATTTCATATTCCAGTTATATCAGAGTCTTTACAGTCGTACATTAATACCTTTAATGGTCCTGTTTATGGTACTGCATTAGATAACGCAGTAAGTTTTAAAGAGATAGAAGCACAAGAGACATTTGCATTGATTCTTGGTAATGAAGGTGAAGGTGTAGATCCTGCACTATTAGAACATACTACGCAAAATATAACGATTCCAATATATGGACAAGCTGAAAGCTTAAATGTAGCCATTGCGGGGAGTATCTTGTTATATCAACTCAAAGGGTAA
- the pheS gene encoding phenylalanine--tRNA ligase subunit alpha codes for MTQNDHMSELKQQALVDINAANDEKALQDVKVKYLGKKGSVSGLMKNMKDLPNEEKPAYGQKVNELRQTIQQELDERQTILANEKLNQQLAEETIDVTLPSRQIEIGSKHPLTRTIEEIEDLFLGLGYEIVDGYEVEQDHYNFEALNLPKSHPARDMQDSFYITEETLMRTHTSPVQARTMEQRNGQGPVKIICPGKVYRRDSDDATHSHQFTQIEGLVVDKNIKMSDLKGTLELLAKELFGADREIRLRPSYFPFTEPSVEVDVSCFKCKGQGCNVCKHTGWIEILGAGMVHPNVLTMAGFDANEYSGFAFGMGPDRIAMLKYGIEDIRHFYTNDVRFLDQFKAVEDRGEA; via the coding sequence ATGACTCAAAATGATCATATGAGTGAATTAAAACAACAAGCGTTAGTTGATATTAATGCAGCAAATGATGAAAAAGCATTACAAGATGTCAAAGTAAAATATTTAGGTAAAAAAGGTTCAGTAAGTGGTTTAATGAAAAATATGAAAGACTTACCAAATGAAGAAAAACCAGCATACGGACAAAAGGTAAATGAATTAAGACAAACGATTCAACAAGAATTAGATGAAAGACAAACGATTTTAGCCAATGAAAAGTTAAATCAACAACTTGCTGAAGAAACAATCGATGTGACATTACCTAGCCGCCAAATAGAAATCGGCTCTAAACATCCATTAACACGTACGATTGAAGAGATAGAAGATTTATTCCTAGGTCTAGGTTACGAAATTGTTGATGGTTATGAAGTTGAACAAGATCATTATAATTTTGAGGCATTAAACTTACCTAAATCACATCCCGCACGTGATATGCAAGATAGTTTTTATATTACGGAAGAGACTTTAATGAGAACGCATACGTCTCCAGTACAAGCACGTACTATGGAACAACGTAATGGACAAGGTCCAGTGAAAATCATTTGTCCAGGTAAAGTATACCGTCGTGACTCAGATGATGCGACGCATAGTCATCAATTTACACAAATTGAAGGTTTAGTTGTAGATAAAAATATTAAGATGAGTGATTTAAAAGGTACATTAGAATTATTAGCTAAAGAATTGTTCGGTGCAGATAGAGAAATTCGTTTACGTCCAAGTTACTTCCCATTCACTGAACCCTCTGTAGAAGTTGATGTATCATGTTTTAAATGTAAAGGGCAAGGTTGTAATGTATGTAAACATACAGGCTGGATTGAAATTTTAGGTGCAGGAATGGTGCACCCTAATGTATTAACAATGGCAGGGTTTGATGCTAATGAATACTCTGGATTCGCGTTTGGTATGGGACCTGACCGTATCGCTATGTTGAAGTACGGTATTGAAGATATTCGACACTTCTATACAAACGATGTGCGATTCTTAGATCAATTTAAGGCTGTAGAAGATAGAGGTGAAGCGTAA
- the polX gene encoding DNA polymerase/3'-5' exonuclease PolX: MTKKDVIQLLEKIATYMELKGENAFKVSAYRKAAQSLEVDERPLDEIEDVTELKGIGKGVGDVINEYRQNGQSTALEDLQKEVPEGLVPLLKIQGLGSKKIAKLYKELNITDKTSLQEACEAGKVSELSGFAKKTEQNILEAVKALGAKKENYPIDQMRGLNHQIIDYISQLDDIDQYASAGSFRRYKEQSKDLDFIISTNNPEKVQQQLLEIPNKVKDVAVGSTKVSVELEYDDETIGVDFRLIEPAAFYHTLQHFTGSKDHNIRIRQLAKAQEEKVSEYGIEKANGELLQFNSEAEIYEHFGVSWIEPSIREDGSEFDKDLSQIIQLDDIKGDLHMHTTYSDGAFSIRDMVEANIAKGYEFMVITDHSQSLRVANGLQVERLLRQNEEIKQLNKEYDEIDIYSGIEMDILPDGSLDYDDEILAQLDYVIAAIHQSFNQSEAEIMQRLENACRNPYVRHIAHPTGRIIGRRPGYEPNIEKLAQLAEETNTILEINANPKRLDLNAQTVRQYPNVKLTINTDAHHVDHLEFMKYGVATAQKGFVTKDRVINTMSREAFKSFIKDNKKLKK, translated from the coding sequence ATGACTAAAAAAGATGTGATTCAATTACTAGAAAAGATTGCTACCTATATGGAATTAAAAGGAGAGAATGCCTTTAAAGTATCAGCATATCGTAAGGCAGCACAAAGTTTAGAAGTAGACGAAAGACCGTTAGATGAAATAGAAGATGTAACAGAACTTAAAGGTATCGGTAAAGGTGTAGGCGATGTGATTAATGAATATAGACAAAATGGTCAGTCTACAGCTTTAGAAGACTTACAAAAAGAAGTCCCAGAAGGATTGGTACCATTATTGAAAATACAAGGTTTAGGTAGTAAGAAAATTGCTAAATTATATAAAGAATTAAATATCACTGACAAAACGTCATTACAAGAGGCTTGTGAAGCAGGAAAAGTCAGTGAATTAAGCGGTTTTGCGAAAAAAACTGAACAAAATATCTTAGAAGCAGTCAAAGCGTTAGGAGCTAAGAAAGAAAATTATCCTATTGATCAAATGAGAGGACTTAATCATCAAATTATTGATTATATTAGTCAGCTAGATGACATAGATCAATATGCTTCGGCAGGTAGCTTTAGAAGATATAAAGAACAAAGTAAAGATTTGGATTTTATTATAAGTACAAATAACCCTGAAAAAGTTCAACAACAATTATTGGAAATCCCTAATAAGGTAAAGGATGTTGCAGTTGGGTCAACCAAAGTATCTGTAGAATTAGAGTACGACGATGAAACGATTGGTGTTGATTTTAGATTAATTGAACCTGCAGCTTTTTATCACACATTACAACATTTCACAGGTTCAAAAGATCATAACATTCGAATTAGACAATTAGCAAAAGCACAAGAAGAAAAAGTGAGTGAGTATGGCATTGAAAAAGCCAATGGAGAATTACTTCAATTCAATAGCGAGGCGGAGATTTATGAACATTTCGGTGTATCGTGGATTGAACCTTCAATACGTGAAGATGGCAGTGAATTTGATAAAGATTTAAGTCAGATTATACAACTCGACGATATTAAAGGTGATCTTCACATGCATACTACTTATAGTGATGGTGCATTTTCTATTAGAGATATGGTTGAGGCTAATATTGCTAAAGGTTATGAATTCATGGTTATTACAGATCATTCACAAAGTTTAAGAGTAGCCAATGGTCTACAAGTTGAACGCTTACTTCGCCAAAATGAAGAAATTAAGCAATTAAATAAAGAATATGATGAGATTGATATATACTCTGGCATTGAAATGGATATATTACCGGATGGTTCTTTAGATTATGATGATGAGATATTGGCACAACTAGATTATGTTATTGCAGCCATTCATCAAAGTTTTAATCAATCAGAAGCGGAAATTATGCAACGTTTAGAAAATGCTTGTCGTAATCCATATGTGCGTCATATTGCTCACCCAACAGGTCGCATTATTGGACGTCGTCCCGGTTATGAACCTAATATAGAAAAGTTAGCGCAATTAGCTGAAGAAACAAATACCATATTAGAAATCAATGCAAATCCTAAACGTTTAGACCTAAATGCACAAACCGTACGCCAATATCCAAATGTAAAGTTAACTATTAATACGGATGCGCATCATGTTGATCATTTAGAATTTATGAAATATGGTGTTGCTACTGCTCAAAAAGGATTTGTAACTAAAGATCGTGTGATTAATACGATGTCTAGAGAAGCATTTAAATCATTTATTAAAGACAATAAAAAATTGAAGAAATAG
- a CDS encoding CvpA family protein, translated as MLLDIVVLIILCYVSIVGFRRGLWLSSIHVICTLASLWIAQQFYREIAQRLIVFLPFPKTVAFDTQYAIHFNHLQYRFESIIAFIVIAISCKLILYLIIVTFDNIVAYQPLNIISRTLGIVLSLFIGVIIIQILTYIIALYPNTMLQSQLGHSLLAKQILLHTPCVSQMILNL; from the coding sequence ATGCTATTAGATATCGTTGTACTTATTATATTATGCTATGTTTCAATTGTTGGATTTCGACGGGGATTATGGCTTTCGAGCATTCATGTGATATGTACGCTTGCATCGTTATGGATTGCGCAACAATTTTATCGAGAGATTGCGCAACGATTAATTGTTTTTTTACCATTTCCAAAGACAGTCGCATTTGATACGCAATATGCAATTCATTTTAATCATTTACAGTATCGTTTTGAATCAATAATTGCTTTTATTGTGATTGCTATTAGCTGTAAGTTGATTTTATATCTAATCATCGTCACATTTGATAATATAGTGGCATATCAACCTTTAAATATCATAAGCCGCACTTTAGGTATTGTATTAAGCCTATTCATCGGTGTGATTATCATACAAATATTGACGTATATCATAGCGTTATATCCTAATACAATGCTACAAAGTCAATTAGGGCATTCATTACTTGCCAAGCAAATTTTATTGCATACACCTTGTGTTTCACAAATGATTTTAAATTTATAA
- the rpmF gene encoding 50S ribosomal protein L32, protein MAVPKRRTSKTRKNKRRTHFKISVPGMTECPSCGEYKLSHRVCKNCGSYNGEEIVSK, encoded by the coding sequence ATGGCAGTACCTAAAAGAAGAACGTCTAAAACAAGAAAAAACAAACGTCGTACTCATTTCAAAATTTCAGTACCTGGTATGACTGAATGCCCAAGTTGTGGCGAATACAAATTATCTCACCGTGTTTGTAAAAACTGTGGTTCTTACAATGGTGAAGAAATCGTATCTAAATAA